The Lysobacter gummosus genome includes a region encoding these proteins:
- a CDS encoding Tex family protein, translating to MQDKNTQSAQVANKIAQLIAVEIGAQTAQALSAIALLDEGATVPFIARYRKEITGGLDDIQLRDLESRLRYLRELEDRRAAVLESIAEQGKLTDELRGDIEAADTKSRLEDLYLPYKPKRRTKAQIAREAGLEPLADGLLADPTLKPEEFAAGFVSEEKQVADVKAALEGARAILMERWGEDARLVGELRTWLTEVGVIRARVAEGKENEGAKYRDYFDHAESLAKIPSHRLLALFRARREEILFLDLDPGSDAESGHAYGEGRVALNAGISDQGRAADRWLLDACRLTWRAKLHLHLLLDLFGQAREKAEAEAIDVFGDNLKDLLLAAPAGPRAVLGLDPGLRTGVKVAVVDATGKFVAHDTIYPHEPRKQWDQSLHTLRALCLKHGVELISIGNGTASRETDKLAGDLIKLMPETKLTKVVVSEAGASVYSASEFASKEFPDLDVSIRGAVSIARRLQDPLAELVKIEPKAIGVGQYQHDVDQYRLARALDAKVEDCVNAVGVYVNTASAALLARVSGLSSTVAENIVRHRDENGPFASRKALLKVPRLGEKTFEQCAGFLRIVDGDEPLDASAVHPEAYPVVERIVKQCGREVKSLLGDPQFVRSLKPEAYTDEKFGVPTVRDILKEMEKPGRDPRPEFKAAKFADGVEDLKDLRVGMILEGVISNVAAFGAFVDIGVHQDGLIHISALSDKYIKDPREVVKAGDVVKVRVLEVDIPRKRIALTRRLDDAVPAPRAPGAERGDRNERGGGRGDGGRGNNSGRPANNAGRRDQPQRGGSFAPQGKAAAPLGGALADAFARAKQKS from the coding sequence ATGCAAGACAAGAACACGCAGTCCGCGCAGGTCGCGAACAAGATCGCCCAACTCATCGCCGTGGAAATCGGCGCCCAGACCGCCCAGGCCCTGTCCGCGATCGCCCTGCTCGACGAGGGCGCGACCGTGCCCTTCATCGCGCGCTACCGCAAGGAAATCACCGGCGGGCTCGACGACATCCAGTTGCGCGATCTCGAATCGCGCCTGCGTTACCTGCGCGAACTCGAAGACCGCCGCGCCGCGGTGCTGGAAAGCATCGCCGAGCAGGGCAAGCTGACCGACGAACTGCGCGGCGACATCGAGGCGGCCGACACCAAGTCGCGCCTGGAAGACTTGTACCTGCCGTACAAGCCCAAGCGCCGGACCAAGGCGCAGATCGCGCGCGAAGCCGGGCTGGAACCGCTAGCCGACGGTCTGCTCGCCGATCCGACGCTCAAACCGGAGGAATTCGCCGCCGGGTTCGTCAGCGAAGAAAAACAAGTCGCCGACGTCAAGGCCGCGCTGGAAGGCGCGCGTGCGATCTTGATGGAGCGCTGGGGCGAAGACGCCCGCCTGGTCGGCGAACTGCGCACCTGGCTCACCGAGGTCGGAGTGATCCGCGCGCGCGTGGCCGAGGGCAAGGAGAACGAAGGCGCCAAGTACCGCGACTACTTCGACCACGCCGAATCGCTGGCCAAGATTCCTTCGCACCGTCTGCTGGCGCTGTTCCGCGCCCGCCGCGAGGAAATCCTGTTTCTCGATCTGGACCCGGGCAGCGACGCCGAATCCGGTCACGCCTACGGCGAAGGCCGGGTCGCGCTCAACGCCGGCATCAGCGACCAGGGCCGTGCGGCCGATCGCTGGCTGCTCGACGCCTGCCGTCTGACCTGGCGCGCCAAGCTGCACCTGCATCTGCTGCTGGATCTGTTCGGGCAGGCGCGCGAGAAGGCCGAAGCCGAGGCCATCGACGTGTTCGGCGACAACCTCAAGGACCTGTTGCTGGCCGCGCCGGCCGGCCCGCGCGCCGTGCTCGGCCTCGATCCGGGCCTGCGCACCGGCGTCAAGGTCGCCGTGGTGGACGCCACCGGCAAGTTCGTCGCCCACGACACCATCTACCCGCACGAGCCGCGCAAGCAGTGGGACCAATCGCTGCACACCTTGCGCGCCCTGTGCCTCAAGCACGGCGTCGAGCTGATCTCGATCGGCAACGGCACCGCCTCGCGCGAAACCGACAAGCTGGCCGGCGATCTGATCAAGCTGATGCCCGAGACCAAGCTGACCAAGGTCGTGGTCAGCGAAGCCGGCGCCTCGGTGTATTCCGCCTCCGAGTTCGCGTCGAAGGAATTCCCCGATCTGGACGTGAGCATCCGCGGCGCGGTTTCGATCGCGCGGCGCCTGCAGGATCCGCTGGCCGAACTGGTCAAGATCGAGCCCAAGGCGATCGGCGTGGGCCAGTACCAGCACGATGTCGATCAATACCGTCTGGCGCGCGCGCTCGACGCCAAGGTCGAGGACTGCGTGAACGCGGTCGGCGTCTACGTCAACACCGCCTCGGCGGCGTTGCTGGCGCGGGTGTCGGGCCTGTCGAGTACGGTCGCGGAAAACATCGTCCGTCACCGCGACGAGAACGGCCCGTTCGCTTCGCGCAAGGCCTTGCTGAAAGTGCCGCGCCTGGGCGAGAAGACCTTCGAACAATGCGCCGGCTTTCTGCGCATCGTCGATGGCGACGAGCCGCTGGACGCCTCGGCGGTGCACCCGGAGGCGTATCCGGTGGTCGAGCGCATCGTCAAGCAGTGCGGCCGCGAGGTGAAGAGTCTGCTCGGCGATCCGCAGTTCGTGCGCAGCCTAAAGCCCGAGGCGTACACCGATGAGAAGTTCGGCGTGCCGACGGTGCGCGACATCCTCAAGGAAATGGAAAAGCCCGGCCGCGATCCGCGTCCGGAGTTCAAGGCGGCGAAATTCGCCGACGGCGTGGAAGACCTCAAGGATCTGCGGGTCGGCATGATCCTGGAAGGGGTGATCAGCAACGTCGCCGCGTTCGGCGCGTTCGTCGATATCGGCGTGCACCAGGACGGGTTGATCCACATTTCGGCGCTGTCGGACAAGTACATCAAGGACCCGCGCGAAGTGGTCAAGGCCGGCGATGTGGTCAAGGTGCGGGTGCTGGAAGTCGACATCCCGCGCAAGCGCATCGCCTTGACCCGCCGCCTGGACGACGCCGTCCCGGCGCCGCGCGCGCCGGGTGCCGAGCGCGGCGATCGCAACGAGCGTGGCGGCGGTCGCGGCGATGGCGGGCGCGGCAACAACAGCGGGCGTCCTGCGAACAACGCGGGTCGTCGCGATCAGCCGCAGCGCGGCGGTTCGTTCGCACCGCAGGGCAAGGCGGCTGCGCCGTTGGGCGGAGCGCTGGCGGATGCGTTTGCGAGGGCTAAGCAGAAGTCCTGA
- a CDS encoding ferredoxin--NADP reductase, with amino-acid sequence MSSAFGTETVLDVRHWTDDYFSFTTTRDDGFRFENGQFVMIGLQVANEDGSASKPLLRAYSIASANWEEQLEFFSIKVPNGPLTSRLKSIRPGDSVLIGRKPTGTLLIHDLHPGRNLYLLGTGTGFAPWLSVIKDPETYERFDKVVLCHGVRSVHDLAYRDYIVNELPQHEFLGEQIAAKLKYYPAVSREDFAFDGRDQRGRLTQMMDSGRMMEQLGIEPLDAEHDRAMICGSPQMLADFRDILDRRGFTAAPRIGTPGQYVFERAFVEK; translated from the coding sequence ATGTCCTCCGCTTTTGGCACCGAGACGGTGCTGGACGTCCGTCACTGGACCGACGACTACTTCAGCTTCACCACCACCCGCGACGACGGCTTCCGCTTCGAGAACGGCCAGTTCGTGATGATCGGACTGCAGGTCGCGAACGAAGACGGCAGCGCGTCCAAGCCGTTGCTGCGCGCGTATTCCATCGCCAGCGCCAACTGGGAAGAGCAGCTCGAATTCTTCAGCATCAAGGTGCCCAATGGCCCGCTGACCTCGCGCCTGAAATCGATCCGCCCCGGCGACAGCGTGCTGATCGGGCGCAAGCCCACCGGCACCTTGCTGATCCACGATCTGCACCCGGGCCGCAATCTGTACCTGCTCGGCACCGGCACCGGCTTCGCGCCGTGGCTGTCGGTGATCAAGGATCCGGAAACCTACGAGCGCTTCGACAAGGTCGTGCTCTGCCACGGCGTGCGCAGCGTGCACGATCTGGCCTACCGCGACTACATCGTCAACGAGCTGCCGCAGCACGAGTTCCTGGGCGAACAGATCGCCGCCAAGCTGAAGTATTACCCGGCGGTGAGCCGCGAGGACTTCGCCTTCGACGGGCGCGACCAGCGCGGCCGGCTGACCCAGATGATGGACAGCGGGCGGATGATGGAACAGCTCGGCATCGAGCCGCTGGACGCCGAGCACGACCGCGCGATGATCTGCGGCAGCCCGCAGATGCTGGCCGATTTCCGCGACATCCTCGACCGCCGCGGCTTCACCGCCGCGCCGCGCATCGGCACGCCGGGCCAGTACGTGTTCGAACGCGCCTTCGTCGAGAAGTGA
- a CDS encoding TlpA disulfide reductase family protein: protein MAPKRFRSKARTLLSGWLIAACALTAPVFAAESAVATPAAARASTSSQPRPGETPPDFLGLDLAGKPVKVSDHRGKLVVVSFWASWCAPCLRELPLLSALQTGVGREHLQVIAINLNEPRRDFDEFVRRNPELDLTYIRDPGTAARYYAVKAVPNLFVIDQKGVIAKVHSGYSAKMVKQFAKEVADLLPPEVLRQPARKRD, encoded by the coding sequence ATGGCACCCAAGAGGTTTCGGTCGAAAGCGCGCACGTTGCTGTCGGGCTGGCTCATCGCGGCCTGCGCACTGACCGCTCCGGTCTTCGCCGCCGAGTCCGCGGTCGCAACACCCGCCGCCGCCCGCGCCTCGACCAGTTCCCAGCCGCGGCCCGGCGAAACCCCGCCGGACTTTCTCGGCCTGGACCTCGCCGGCAAGCCGGTCAAGGTCAGCGACCACCGCGGCAAACTGGTGGTGGTGAGCTTCTGGGCCAGCTGGTGCGCGCCGTGCCTACGCGAACTGCCGCTGCTGTCGGCGCTGCAGACCGGCGTCGGCCGCGAGCATCTGCAGGTCATCGCGATCAACCTCAACGAGCCCAGGCGCGATTTCGACGAGTTCGTGCGACGCAACCCCGAACTCGACCTGACCTACATCCGCGACCCGGGCACCGCGGCCCGGTACTACGCGGTCAAGGCCGTGCCGAATCTGTTCGTGATCGACCAGAAAGGCGTGATCGCCAAGGTCCACAGCGGCTATTCGGCGAAGATGGTGAAGCAGTTCGCGAAGGAAGTGGCCGACCTGCTGCCGCCGGAAGTGCTCAGGCAGCCGGCCAGGAAACGCGACTGA
- a CDS encoding LytTR family DNA-binding domain-containing protein: MSFDVSAANASDPQAAAPAAAAPTAWDRYQPWRRTVEVLAWVTLFAVNAAFGTLTAVIDIHRYQLDIPDWAPAVWEVSSCAVALALVPALVWYTRKIPFRFDSWRRALALHLIGSVLWSVLHVVGMVALRKLVYVGLGERYDVGSWGMNLFYEYLKDVRSYTYMVLWMEAYRLLMRRWQGEASLLASPDDVPEPAVPERPERFLVRKLGKEFLIAASDVEWLQASSNYVNLHLRGRDYPLRTTMATIETQLDPTRFVRVHRSFMVNLDCVGEIEPLESGDARITMHDGSKIPCSRRYRGALRQERRAA; this comes from the coding sequence ATGAGCTTCGATGTTTCCGCCGCCAACGCCTCCGACCCGCAAGCCGCCGCGCCGGCCGCCGCCGCACCGACCGCCTGGGACCGTTACCAACCCTGGCGCCGCACGGTCGAAGTGCTGGCCTGGGTGACCCTGTTCGCGGTCAACGCCGCCTTCGGCACCTTGACCGCGGTGATCGACATCCACCGCTACCAGCTCGACATCCCCGACTGGGCCCCGGCGGTGTGGGAGGTCAGCAGCTGCGCGGTCGCCCTGGCGCTGGTGCCGGCGCTGGTCTGGTACACGCGCAAGATCCCGTTCCGTTTCGACAGCTGGCGCCGGGCCCTGGCCTTGCACCTGATCGGCAGCGTGCTGTGGTCGGTGCTGCACGTGGTCGGCATGGTCGCGCTGCGCAAATTGGTCTATGTCGGCCTGGGCGAGCGCTACGACGTCGGTTCCTGGGGTATGAACCTGTTCTACGAATACCTGAAGGACGTGCGCTCCTACACCTACATGGTGCTGTGGATGGAGGCCTACCGCCTGCTGATGCGGCGTTGGCAGGGCGAGGCCAGCCTGCTCGCCAGCCCGGATGACGTGCCCGAGCCGGCCGTGCCCGAGCGCCCGGAGCGCTTTCTGGTGCGCAAGCTGGGCAAGGAGTTCCTGATCGCCGCCAGCGACGTCGAGTGGCTGCAGGCCTCGTCCAACTACGTCAACCTGCACCTGCGCGGGCGCGACTACCCGTTGCGCACGACCATGGCGACGATCGAAACCCAGCTCGACCCGACCCGCTTCGTGCGCGTGCACCGCAGCTTCATGGTCAACCTGGATTGCGTGGGCGAGATCGAACCGCTGGAAAGCGGCGATGCGCGCATCACCATGCACGACGGCAGCAAGATCCCATGCAGCCGGCGTTATCGCGGCGCGCTGCGGCAGGAGCGGCGCGCGGCCTAG
- a CDS encoding acyltransferase family protein — protein sequence MQRRYDIDALRALAFALLILYHCAMLYVADWGWHLKSEHLSQPLQIPMLFVNRWRMDLIFLISGLSVHFLLRGTSLGRFVAQRSWRLLLPLTFGCLLIVPIQPYAQGVANGLVEPGFVDFLIRYYHFQPWPKGAFDGWQYGFTWNHLWYLVYLWVYTMALAALLPLFRNRVGRRLHALAVGLRGWKLMILPALPLAAFTFVLAPLFDDTGDLIHDWYRHSVYFTVFLYGYWIGNDSGLWNELVRLRKWTLGLALGLFGFYLTLVIVLPDDIPALLQNSVWLLRNLYVWFAICAILGWGHALLNRPFRWLPWATEAVYPWYVLHQSLIVLIAYWILPLKFGPVAEPAIVLVGTVAGCFVLHEIIRRVPLLRPVFGLKGARRGDRKSAANFQDVIPANAGIQ from the coding sequence ATGCAACGCCGCTACGACATCGACGCCCTGCGCGCCCTCGCCTTCGCTCTGTTGATCCTCTACCACTGCGCCATGCTCTACGTCGCCGACTGGGGTTGGCACCTCAAGAGCGAGCACCTGTCGCAGCCCCTCCAGATCCCGATGCTGTTCGTGAACCGCTGGCGCATGGACCTGATCTTCCTGATCTCGGGCCTGTCGGTGCATTTCCTGTTGCGCGGCACTTCGCTCGGGCGCTTCGTGGCCCAGCGCAGCTGGCGCCTGTTGCTGCCGTTGACCTTCGGCTGCCTGCTGATCGTGCCGATCCAGCCCTACGCCCAGGGCGTCGCCAACGGCCTGGTCGAGCCGGGGTTCGTCGATTTCCTGATCCGCTACTACCACTTCCAGCCCTGGCCGAAGGGCGCGTTCGATGGCTGGCAATACGGCTTCACCTGGAACCACCTGTGGTACCTGGTGTATCTGTGGGTCTACACGATGGCCCTGGCCGCGCTGCTGCCCCTGTTCCGCAACCGCGTCGGCCGCCGCCTGCATGCGCTGGCGGTCGGCCTGCGCGGTTGGAAGCTGATGATTCTGCCGGCGTTGCCGCTGGCGGCGTTCACCTTCGTGCTGGCGCCGCTGTTCGACGACACCGGCGATCTGATCCACGACTGGTATCGCCATTCGGTCTATTTCACCGTGTTCCTCTACGGCTATTGGATCGGCAACGACAGCGGGCTGTGGAACGAGCTGGTGCGGCTGCGCAAGTGGACCCTGGGACTGGCGCTGGGCCTGTTCGGCTTCTATCTGACCCTGGTCATCGTGCTGCCCGACGACATCCCGGCGCTGCTGCAGAACAGCGTGTGGCTGCTGCGCAATCTGTACGTGTGGTTCGCGATCTGCGCAATCCTGGGCTGGGGCCACGCCTTGCTCAACCGCCCGTTCCGCTGGCTGCCGTGGGCGACCGAGGCGGTGTATCCGTGGTACGTGCTGCACCAGAGCCTGATCGTGTTGATCGCGTACTGGATCTTGCCGCTGAAGTTCGGCCCGGTCGCGGAGCCGGCGATCGTGCTGGTCGGCACGGTGGCGGGGTGCTTCGTGCTGCACGAGATCATCCGGCGCGTGCCGTTGTTGCGGCCGGTGTTCGGGTTGAAGGGGGCTCGGCGGGGTGACCGTAAATCCGCGGCGAACTTCCAGGACGTCATTCCCGCGAATGCGGGAATCCAGTGA
- a CDS encoding glutathione peroxidase, translated as MTTAYDFSATDIDGKTQSLDRYKGKVLLIVNVASKCGFTPQYTGLEKLERDYQARGFEVLGFPCDQFGHQEPGDENEIKEFCSLTYDVTFPMYAKIDVNGDKAHPLWKWLKDEKGGFLGIDAIKWNFTKFLVGRDGSVIKRYAPTDKPESIAADIEKALA; from the coding sequence ATGACCACCGCCTACGACTTCTCCGCTACCGACATCGACGGCAAGACCCAGTCGCTGGACCGCTACAAAGGCAAGGTGCTGCTGATCGTCAACGTCGCCTCCAAGTGCGGCTTCACTCCGCAGTACACCGGCCTGGAAAAACTCGAGCGCGACTACCAGGCGCGCGGCTTCGAAGTGCTGGGCTTTCCCTGCGACCAGTTCGGCCACCAGGAGCCGGGCGACGAGAACGAGATCAAGGAATTCTGTTCGCTGACCTACGACGTGACCTTCCCGATGTACGCCAAGATCGACGTCAACGGCGACAAGGCGCATCCCTTGTGGAAGTGGCTCAAGGACGAGAAGGGCGGCTTCCTCGGCATCGATGCGATCAAATGGAACTTCACCAAGTTCCTGGTCGGCCGCGACGGCAGCGTCATCAAGCGTTATGCGCCGACGGACAAGCCCGAGTCGATCGCGGCGGATATCGAGAAGGCGTTGGCTTGA
- a CDS encoding TonB-dependent receptor, producing MLKHLRAPRSHALAAAIGLTLVSAAAFAQDAAPATAAPAEGEAKTLDALMVTAQRKVERAKDVPVALTTVDREKLHVLGSGGGDIRFLSGRLPSLNIESSFGRAFPRFYIRGLGNTDFDLNASQPVSLVYDDIVLENPLLKGFPVFDLENVELLRGPQGTLFGRNTPAGVVKFESAKPTRELEGYGQVSYGTYGTTNFEGAVSGPLGANWSGRASAMFQRRDDWVDNTNLNARTNQKLEGYDESALRLQLQYDGSDTFHALFNVHARRLNGTARLFRAQLFKKGTNDLFDGFDEEKVGIDGRNFQHLKTFGASARLSWDLSNELTLYSITGYETADSLSRGDIDGGVGAMFLPGGSTPVGIPFTAESADGLPDHRQITQEFRLESNYSGPLNWQAGLFYFDEDITVDSLNYDTLAGGVQAGHAQQKQRNKAWAAFGSLEYAVTDRFKLRGGLRYTQDKKDFSASVLQSAPFGAPVSGPFKVTTDVDDVSWDISGVFQATDDINLYARVAKGFRAPSIQGRLLFQTPPQPSVADAEKVISYEAGLKADLWDKRARLGFALFRYTVDNQQLNAVGGALNQTILVNADKTLGQGFEIDLDAYLTDNLMVTFGASYNDTEIQDKNLFVAPCGGGCTVTDPIVVRNGQTLAAIDGNSLPQAPKWVYNVTARYSLPLANGNEFYVYTDWAYRSEVNFFLYESKEFRGKALLEGGLRVGYQWDNGRYDVALYGRNILDEVRAVGGIDFNNLVGFVNDPRIVGVEFKASF from the coding sequence CGATCGCGAAAAGCTGCACGTGCTCGGCTCCGGCGGCGGCGATATCCGCTTCCTGTCCGGCCGCCTGCCCAGCCTCAACATCGAGTCCTCGTTCGGCCGCGCCTTCCCGCGCTTCTATATCCGCGGTCTGGGCAACACCGACTTCGATCTCAACGCATCGCAGCCGGTGTCGCTGGTGTACGACGACATCGTCCTCGAGAACCCGCTGCTGAAGGGCTTCCCGGTCTTCGATCTGGAAAACGTCGAGCTGCTGCGCGGCCCGCAGGGCACGCTGTTCGGCCGCAATACCCCGGCCGGCGTGGTCAAGTTCGAATCGGCCAAGCCGACCCGCGAACTGGAAGGCTACGGCCAGGTGTCCTACGGCACCTACGGCACCACCAACTTCGAAGGCGCGGTCAGCGGCCCGCTCGGTGCCAACTGGTCCGGACGCGCTTCGGCGATGTTCCAGCGCCGCGACGACTGGGTCGATAACACCAACCTCAACGCGCGCACCAACCAGAAGCTGGAAGGCTACGACGAATCGGCGCTGCGCCTGCAGCTGCAGTACGACGGCAGCGACACCTTCCACGCCTTGTTCAACGTGCACGCGCGCCGCCTCAACGGCACCGCGCGTCTGTTCCGCGCGCAGTTGTTCAAGAAGGGCACGAACGATCTGTTCGACGGGTTCGACGAAGAAAAGGTCGGCATCGACGGACGCAACTTCCAGCACCTGAAGACCTTCGGCGCCAGCGCGCGCCTGAGCTGGGATCTGTCGAACGAACTGACCCTGTACTCGATCACCGGTTACGAGACCGCCGATTCGCTCAGCCGCGGCGACATCGACGGCGGCGTCGGCGCGATGTTCCTGCCCGGCGGCAGCACCCCGGTCGGCATTCCGTTCACCGCCGAATCCGCCGACGGTCTGCCCGACCATCGCCAGATCACGCAGGAATTCCGCCTGGAATCGAACTACAGCGGCCCGCTCAACTGGCAGGCCGGCCTGTTCTACTTCGACGAGGACATCACCGTTGACAGCCTGAACTACGACACCCTGGCCGGTGGCGTGCAGGCCGGCCATGCCCAGCAGAAGCAGCGCAACAAGGCCTGGGCGGCGTTCGGCTCGCTGGAATACGCGGTCACCGATCGCTTCAAGCTGCGCGGCGGCCTGCGTTACACCCAGGACAAGAAGGACTTCAGCGCCAGCGTGCTGCAGAGCGCGCCGTTCGGCGCGCCGGTGTCGGGCCCGTTCAAGGTCACCACCGACGTCGACGACGTTAGCTGGGATATCAGCGGCGTGTTCCAGGCCACCGACGACATCAACCTGTATGCGCGCGTCGCGAAGGGTTTCCGCGCGCCCAGCATCCAGGGCCGCCTGTTGTTCCAGACGCCGCCGCAGCCGTCGGTGGCCGACGCGGAGAAGGTGATTTCCTACGAAGCCGGCTTGAAAGCCGACCTGTGGGACAAGCGCGCTCGCCTGGGCTTCGCGCTGTTCCGCTACACCGTCGATAACCAGCAGCTCAACGCGGTCGGCGGCGCGCTCAACCAGACCATTCTGGTGAACGCCGACAAGACCCTGGGCCAGGGCTTCGAAATCGACCTGGACGCGTACCTGACCGACAACCTGATGGTCACCTTCGGCGCCAGCTACAACGACACCGAAATCCAGGACAAGAACCTGTTCGTCGCTCCGTGCGGCGGCGGCTGCACCGTGACCGACCCGATCGTGGTCCGCAACGGCCAGACCCTGGCGGCGATCGACGGCAATTCGCTGCCGCAGGCGCCCAAGTGGGTGTACAACGTGACCGCGCGCTACAGCCTGCCGCTGGCCAACGGCAACGAGTTCTACGTCTATACCGACTGGGCTTACCGCAGCGAAGTGAATTTCTTCCTGTACGAGTCGAAGGAATTCCGCGGCAAGGCGCTGCTGGAAGGCGGCCTGCGCGTGGGTTACCAGTGGGACAACGGCCGTTACGACGTGGCCCTGTACGGCCGCAACATCCTCGACGAAGTGCGCGCGGTCGGCGGCATCGACTTCAACAACCTGGTCGGTTTCGTCAACGACCCGCGCATCGTCGGCGTGGAGTTCAAGGCTTCGTTCTGA